A stretch of the Lolium perenne isolate Kyuss_39 chromosome 3, Kyuss_2.0, whole genome shotgun sequence genome encodes the following:
- the LOC127342524 gene encoding uncharacterized protein — MGLFKGSFTFILGMGCGVYVAQNYSVPDVKKLYNTYSFVAQYLEKTYRKPEKEED; from the coding sequence ATGGGGCTATTCAAGGGAAGCTTCACATTTATTCTGGGAATGGGATGTGGTGTCTATGTAGCTCAGAACTACAGTGTTCCAGATGTCAAGAAGTTGTACAATACGTACTCTTTCGTGGCACAGTACCTTGAAAAAACTTACCGTAAGCCAGAGAAAGAGGAAGACTGA
- the LOC139830131 gene encoding crossover junction endonuclease MUS81-like — MAPGVPKQLAVRLPENEEVARLLLEKHRSMLEKGLTDNLSLTLSAAYRNVCGAKEHIRTLKDLLKIKGVGRWVIRLVKESFPESTPDLSPPKIKAKSKKGKKIKRSEHSPDFVCSSSANMASQELIQLMSQEQISCSSEVQNTSNSSENIILSDSDSDEPYKGNNPLIGNGRTSNFGASDCSVSIPPLSSQGTSELQPSSTPYQGSAEFSGLDKDTDGLSNSILAMPPRLCNEKFLEAYEVVLVLDDRETFGYHGMRVVSNIHSKFRVPVEIKRLPVGDGIWIARHRRSRAEYVLDFIVERKGVTDLVSSIRDSRYKDQKLRLKKCGLRKLIYLVEGDPNASHASESVKTACLTTEILEGFDVQRTTGYPDTEKTYGHLTLSIIDYYSMHFSSRANTSRVCLTYDEFVKKCSDPKKLTVSDIFALQLMQVPQVTEETALAVTELYPTLLSLARAYSMLDGNTREQEQMLNKKSKMVNTGASRNIFKLVWSEG, encoded by the exons ATGGCGCCGGGGGTGCCGAAGCAGCTCGCGGTGCGTCTCCCCGAGAACGAGGAGGTTGCGCGTCTCCTCCTGGAGAAGCACCGCTCGATGCTGGAAAAGGGCCTCACGGACAACCTGAGCCTCACGCTCTCCGCCGCCTACCGCAACGTTTGCGGCGCCAAGGAGCACATCCGGACCCTCAAGGATCTGCTAAAGATCAA GGGTGTTGGGCGTTGGGTCATCCGTCTCGTCAAAGAGTCCTTTCCAGAGTCCACTCCAGATTTATCCCCTCCAAAAATTAAAGCGAAGAGTAAAAAGG GGAAGAAAATAAAAAGATCAGAGCATAGTCCTGATTTTGTTTGCAGCAGTTCTGCTAATATGGCATCCCAAGAACTGATACAGTTGATGAGTCAAGAGCAGATCAGTTGCAGTTCTGAAGTTCAAAACACC AGTAACTCCTCTGAAAATATCATTCTCAGCGATTCAGATTCTGATGAACCATATAAAGGGAACAATCCTTTGATAG GCAATGGACGGACTTCTAATTTCGGAGCGTCAGATTGTTCAGTTTCTATTCCACCTCTTTCATCTCAAGGAACATCTGAGCTGCAACCTTCTAGCACACCT TACCAGGGTTCTGCTGAATTCAGTGGTCTAGACAAGGATACGGATGGTCTGAGCAATTCTATACTAGCTATGCCTCCTCGTCTATGCAACGAAAAATTTCTCGAAGCTTATGAAGTGGTGTTGGTATTGGATGACCGTGAAACTTTCGG GTACCATGGCATGAGAGTTGTTAGTAACATCCATTCAAAGTTTCGTGTACCTGTTGAG ATAAAACGCTTGCCTGTTGGAGATGGTATTTGGATTGCTCGTCATAGAAGATCTCGCGCAGAGTATGTTCTTGATTTTATTGTTGAAAGGAAAGGTGTCACAGACTTAGTTAGCTCAATTAGAGACAGCAGGTACAAAGATCAGAAATTAAGGCTAAAG AAATGTGGGCTAAGGAAGCTGATATATCTGGTTGAAGGTGATCCAAACGCTTCACATGCATCAGAGAGCGTCAAAACAGC GTGCTTGACCACTGAGATTCTTGAAGGATTTGATGTTCAGAGAACCACTGGGTATCCTGATACTGAGAAGACATACGGCCACCTCACACTTTCGATCATTGATTACTATAGCATGCATTTCTCAAGCAGAGCAAACACTTCTCGAGTTTGCTTAACCTATGACGAGTTTGTCAAGAAGTGCTCTGACCCCAAGAAGCTAACTGTGAGCGACATATTCGCCCTTCAACTCATGCag GTACCGCAGGTGACGGAAGAAACTGCGCTCGCTGTAACAGAGCTCTACCCAACTCTTTTATCGCTTGCTCGGGCATACTCCATGCTT GATGGCAATACCCGTGAACAAGAGCAGATGTTGAACAAGAAGAGCAAGATGGTAAACACAGGGGCCAGCAGAAATATCTTCAAGCTTGTCTGGAGTGAAGGGTGA